The Actinomycetota bacterium genome window below encodes:
- the pknB gene encoding Stk1 family PASTA domain-containing Ser/Thr kinase: MTQTHTQPDSRIGAVLAGRYRLDSRLAAGGMAVVYRATDQVLGRQVAVKIMHPALAYDGGFVERFRREAQNAARLNHANIAMVHDWGHEDETVFMVMELVEGTSLREMLDRFGRLDQATAKAVVSGVAAALDHAHARSLVHRDVKPENVLITPDGGVKVVDFGVARALGPDAVRLTTDGALGTVAYIAPEQLTDRDADARADVYALGVMTYEMLTGRAAFTGETPSAVAAARLTHSVPSPGVSPQVDGAVARATALRPEDRFESAGALADALGGGSGVTQFHETQEVSVQPVAQPTTVIPLPGEGTRRLRRKRTTGRRARRRLWPWLALLLVLSAGAAGAYEFGLRTTTVPQIAGLTEVGAEQKLQRAELRIGPRTETFHDTVPAGTIVSTSPESGQRARPKSEVAVVVSKGPEMLRVPSVVGKPSEQARTILTEDGFTVGEESESFHNSIPAGSVAAQDPAEGKLKRGAPIALVVSKGPDLVPVPQGLSGVGAEEARRQIRAAGFAPASVDDFSDTVAEGRVIRTDPAGAARAVRGSKVTVVVSKGPRTFAMPSLVGMTAEGAKQKIKELGLVLGREIEVPGSASPKGQVQGQNPSAGTQVRKGAKADIYVAG; this comes from the coding sequence ATGACCCAGACGCACACGCAGCCCGACTCGCGCATCGGCGCCGTCCTGGCCGGGCGCTACCGCTTGGACTCAAGGCTCGCCGCGGGCGGAATGGCCGTCGTTTACCGCGCCACCGACCAGGTCCTGGGACGTCAGGTCGCGGTCAAGATCATGCATCCGGCGCTCGCCTACGACGGCGGCTTCGTCGAGAGGTTCCGACGGGAGGCCCAGAACGCCGCCCGGCTGAACCACGCCAACATCGCCATGGTCCACGACTGGGGCCACGAGGACGAAACCGTCTTCATGGTGATGGAGCTCGTGGAAGGCACGAGCTTGCGCGAGATGCTCGACAGGTTCGGGCGTCTGGACCAGGCCACGGCAAAGGCCGTGGTTTCGGGTGTGGCGGCGGCGCTGGACCACGCGCACGCCCGCTCGCTGGTGCACCGCGACGTCAAGCCGGAGAACGTCCTCATAACCCCCGACGGCGGAGTGAAGGTCGTCGACTTCGGCGTCGCGCGCGCGCTGGGTCCGGACGCGGTGAGGCTCACCACCGACGGGGCCCTCGGGACCGTGGCCTACATCGCTCCGGAGCAGCTGACCGACCGCGACGCCGACGCCAGGGCCGACGTCTACGCACTGGGAGTCATGACCTACGAGATGCTCACGGGCCGCGCGGCGTTCACCGGCGAGACGCCCTCTGCGGTGGCCGCCGCCCGTCTCACCCACTCGGTCCCCTCCCCCGGCGTGTCGCCCCAGGTGGACGGGGCGGTCGCCCGTGCCACGGCTCTGCGACCGGAGGACCGGTTCGAGTCCGCCGGCGCCCTGGCCGACGCGCTGGGCGGCGGGAGCGGCGTGACCCAGTTCCACGAGACGCAGGAGGTTTCGGTCCAGCCGGTGGCACAGCCCACCACCGTCATCCCACTCCCAGGCGAAGGGACCCGGCGACTGCGCCGGAAGCGCACCACCGGCCGCAGGGCACGGCGCCGGCTGTGGCCGTGGCTGGCCCTGCTTCTGGTCCTGTCGGCCGGGGCCGCGGGGGCCTACGAGTTCGGCCTGCGCACAACGACGGTCCCACAGATTGCCGGGCTCACCGAAGTGGGAGCGGAACAGAAGCTGCAGCGCGCGGAGCTTCGGATCGGCCCCCGAACAGAGACGTTCCACGACACCGTGCCCGCGGGGACGATCGTCAGCACGAGTCCGGAGTCCGGACAGCGCGCGCGTCCCAAGTCCGAGGTCGCGGTGGTCGTCTCAAAGGGACCCGAGATGCTGAGGGTCCCGTCGGTCGTCGGCAAACCGTCGGAGCAAGCGAGGACGATCCTCACCGAGGACGGATTCACCGTCGGTGAGGAGTCCGAGAGCTTCCACAATTCGATCCCCGCCGGCTCGGTCGCGGCCCAGGACCCGGCGGAGGGAAAGCTCAAACGAGGAGCGCCCATCGCGCTGGTCGTCAGCAAGGGGCCGGACCTGGTGCCGGTGCCGCAGGGCCTGTCCGGGGTGGGAGCCGAGGAAGCCAGGCGTCAGATCCGCGCGGCGGGATTCGCGCCTGCGTCGGTGGACGACTTCTCCGACACCGTCGCCGAAGGCCGGGTCATACGCACCGACCCGGCGGGAGCAGCACGGGCCGTCCGGGGATCAAAGGTGACCGTCGTCGTCTCCAAGGGCCCTCGCACCTTCGCGATGCCGAGCCTCGTGGGGATGACGGCAGAGGGGGCCAAGCAAAAGATCAAGGAGCTGGGTTTGGTCCTGGGGCGGGAGATCGAGGTCCCAGGGTCGGCGAGCCCGAAGGGTCAGGTCCAGGGACAGAACCCCTCGGCCGGCACCCAGGTGCGCAAGGGGGCCAAGGCCGACATCTACGTGGCGGGCTGA
- a CDS encoding ABC transporter permease, translating to MRALLSAEFLRLRSRKLPVMLLVIGVAVAALVGVFAFTSSQKPVDDAQVEKRRAQCLEQIRRGGRLDPRIEEQTCSNQFVGDRRFRLASALPDITRGVARQLLPVLAVVMGASLIGAEWASGNMQTLLTWEPRRGRVLAAKLAAGGAAAFVGAVVVLLLLVAAVMPATLARGTAAGANGSFWWSMAGLWLRGGFVAASAALIGMTLASIARNTAAPIVLWFLYGIAESLIGLWRNGKLRPLLLSENLNHVLGLASFGSSGRFSTMAPRSALAATGVVLCYLAVVTGAAYATFISKDI from the coding sequence TTGAGGGCGCTTCTTTCGGCCGAGTTCCTCCGCCTGCGTTCGCGCAAACTCCCGGTGATGCTGTTGGTGATCGGCGTGGCGGTAGCCGCGCTGGTCGGCGTCTTCGCCTTCACGTCCTCGCAGAAGCCGGTCGACGACGCGCAGGTCGAAAAGCGGCGGGCGCAGTGCCTCGAGCAGATCCGGCGCGGCGGACGCCTGGACCCCCGCATCGAGGAGCAGACGTGCTCGAACCAGTTCGTGGGGGACAGGCGCTTTCGTCTGGCCTCCGCACTGCCCGACATCACCCGGGGTGTTGCTCGCCAGCTGCTGCCCGTCCTGGCGGTGGTGATGGGGGCCTCGCTCATCGGCGCGGAGTGGGCCTCGGGCAACATGCAGACGCTTCTCACGTGGGAGCCCCGCAGAGGCAGGGTGCTGGCGGCGAAGCTGGCCGCCGGAGGCGCGGCCGCTTTTGTGGGGGCTGTGGTCGTCCTGCTCCTGCTCGTTGCCGCCGTGATGCCCGCGACGCTCGCGCGGGGGACCGCCGCGGGCGCGAACGGATCTTTCTGGTGGTCCATGGCGGGGTTGTGGCTGCGTGGGGGATTCGTGGCAGCCTCGGCGGCTCTGATCGGGATGACGCTGGCGTCCATCGCCCGCAACACGGCAGCCCCCATAGTGCTGTGGTTCCTGTACGGGATCGCCGAGTCGCTCATCGGCCTATGGAGAAACGGCAAGCTGCGACCGTTGCTGCTCTCGGAGAACCTCAACCATGTGCTGGGACTCGCCTCGTTTGGCTCCAGTGGCCGCTTTTCAACGATGGCGCCCCGCAGCGCGCTGGCGGCGACGGGTGTCGTGCTGTGTTACCTGGCAGTGGTCACCGGCGCGGCTTACGCGACCTTCATCTCCAAGGACATCTGA
- a CDS encoding PASTA domain-containing protein: MALSPTQQPVTGALIGGRYLVETRLEPQGEISRFRVVDQTSGRTFLLRLLPQRLSGDQAFVERLQRSAAGAACLTHPGIVAVRDWGRSGPRLFVASEIVPGTPLGEFIARAGAMDPHAAQRVLSAVTAALDHAHAHGVTHGSVNSDYVWMLPGGEIKVVDFGAAGLLEKPWPSAPPEPAGDIGGLGALAFEMLTGRRQPPPVAAVPAIGARNAESQTAPAIAQPNETSPLRLVADSPAVPEAFGADTAVLQPALIDFEPESETAEADLNATMSIPSGWLDYDAPSNPADTAETKVVPIATDGGADGGFRTRSSARMLIFPAIVMALFAAGLAYAKAPRGAEVPDVTAARQAAAVRTLREAGFTVRTSTEFHTDVATGSVLRTDPAAGRSLDRGAPVTVYVSGGPPPLELPSVTGRGLSSAKKALETAGFVVGEVSREMSEEVATGVVISQNPEAGQAQAGATVDLVVSSGPEAVTLPSMSGMTLDAARRALTEAGFKTGSVTHAADPKAQAGTVVSQRPAPGKAKSGTKVDLVVSKGADTVALPRVAGKTRAAAVAALTAAGLIPVVTLENSGSVAEGVVIRTAPSSTTAPRGSKVTVVVSRGPKVISVPNFVGMTRTQARSRAQSLGLKVSGEEAVPGSGRPSGQIQGQSPAAGTSLRSGAGIRLFYAA, encoded by the coding sequence ATGGCCCTCAGCCCCACCCAGCAACCAGTCACCGGTGCCCTCATCGGAGGGCGCTACCTCGTTGAGACGCGGCTGGAACCGCAGGGCGAGATCTCCCGGTTCCGCGTGGTCGACCAGACCTCAGGGCGCACCTTCCTCCTGCGGCTGCTGCCTCAGCGCCTGTCCGGAGACCAGGCCTTCGTCGAGAGGCTGCAACGGTCCGCGGCGGGGGCCGCCTGCCTGACGCACCCCGGCATCGTCGCCGTCCGGGACTGGGGCCGCAGCGGACCGAGATTGTTCGTGGCATCCGAGATCGTGCCGGGGACGCCGCTGGGTGAGTTCATCGCCCGCGCCGGGGCAATGGACCCTCACGCGGCGCAGCGGGTCCTGTCGGCGGTCACCGCCGCCCTGGACCACGCCCATGCCCACGGCGTGACGCACGGAAGCGTCAACAGCGACTACGTCTGGATGCTGCCGGGCGGCGAGATCAAGGTCGTGGACTTCGGAGCCGCCGGCCTCCTGGAAAAGCCGTGGCCGTCGGCTCCCCCCGAGCCCGCCGGCGACATAGGCGGACTCGGCGCCCTGGCCTTCGAGATGCTCACCGGCAGGCGCCAACCACCTCCGGTGGCGGCCGTCCCTGCCATTGGCGCCCGAAACGCGGAATCGCAGACAGCACCGGCCATCGCACAGCCGAACGAGACGTCGCCCCTGCGACTGGTCGCCGATTCTCCGGCGGTCCCCGAAGCTTTCGGCGCCGACACCGCCGTCCTGCAGCCGGCGCTCATCGACTTCGAACCGGAAAGCGAAACTGCCGAGGCGGACCTGAACGCCACGATGTCCATTCCTTCCGGGTGGCTGGACTACGACGCACCGTCCAACCCCGCGGATACCGCCGAGACGAAGGTCGTCCCCATCGCCACAGACGGCGGGGCCGACGGCGGATTCCGCACGAGGAGCAGCGCCAGGATGCTGATCTTCCCGGCGATCGTCATGGCCCTGTTCGCGGCCGGACTCGCCTACGCCAAGGCGCCGCGGGGGGCTGAGGTCCCGGACGTCACCGCCGCGCGGCAAGCAGCCGCCGTCCGGACTCTGCGCGAGGCTGGGTTCACGGTCCGCACCTCGACCGAGTTCCACACGGACGTGGCCACGGGCAGCGTCCTGCGAACGGACCCGGCGGCGGGCCGTTCCCTGGACCGGGGAGCCCCCGTCACCGTCTACGTTTCGGGAGGTCCCCCGCCGCTCGAGCTGCCGTCGGTCACCGGCCGAGGCCTCAGCTCCGCCAAAAAGGCGCTGGAGACAGCCGGGTTCGTCGTCGGAGAGGTCTCAAGGGAGATGAGCGAGGAGGTGGCGACCGGTGTCGTCATCTCGCAGAACCCGGAGGCCGGACAGGCTCAGGCCGGCGCGACCGTCGATCTGGTCGTCAGCTCCGGACCGGAGGCCGTCACGCTCCCATCGATGTCGGGCATGACGCTCGACGCGGCCAGACGCGCGCTCACCGAAGCCGGTTTCAAGACCGGGTCGGTAACCCACGCCGCCGACCCCAAGGCACAGGCGGGCACAGTGGTCTCACAGCGCCCGGCCCCCGGAAAGGCGAAGAGCGGGACGAAGGTGGACCTGGTCGTCAGCAAGGGCGCAGACACGGTCGCGCTGCCGCGGGTCGCCGGAAAGACCCGCGCCGCTGCTGTCGCCGCGCTGACGGCGGCCGGACTTATTCCCGTGGTGACGCTCGAGAACTCCGGCAGCGTCGCCGAAGGAGTGGTCATCAGGACGGCCCCGTCATCCACCACCGCCCCCAGGGGGTCGAAGGTGACCGTAGTTGTGTCCAGGGGTCCGAAGGTGATCAGCGTGCCGAACTTCGTCGGGATGACCAGGACGCAGGCCCGATCTCGGGCCCAGTCGCTGGGACTGAAGGTGTCAGGCGAGGAGGCGGTCCCCGGGTCCGGACGGCCCTCCGGCCAGATCCAGGGCCAGTCGCCCGCGGCGGGCACTTCCCTCCGGTCCGGCGCCGGCATCCGCCTGTTCTACGCGGCGTGA
- a CDS encoding ABC transporter ATP-binding protein, whose protein sequence is MNAIEVRALRKVYRSRLRGSKLAVDGLTMAVPSGSVFGFLGPNGSGKTTTIRCLLGLAAPTEGSCRMLGQDVPSRLDRVIGKVGSVVEAPAFFGRFSGRRHLEVLARAAGLPRARVDEVLDRVGLGSRGDDAIKGYSLGMRQRLALAAVLLKDPQLLILDEPGNGLDPAGLKEVRDLLRSLAREGRTVFLSSHLLQEIQLICDSVAIIQRGRCIAAGPVAEVIASRGAAALVVRLPNTRRIKTAARVLTSAGYPVELSDDHLLVAASAEQGSEINKLLAQEGIYLSELRAEELSLESVFLELTGGESV, encoded by the coding sequence GTGAACGCAATAGAGGTTCGCGCGCTGCGCAAGGTCTACCGGTCGAGGCTGCGCGGCAGCAAGCTCGCGGTCGACGGCCTGACCATGGCGGTGCCGTCCGGATCGGTGTTCGGGTTCCTCGGCCCCAACGGCTCCGGAAAGACGACCACGATCCGTTGCCTGCTGGGACTTGCCGCGCCAACCGAGGGCTCGTGCCGGATGCTGGGTCAGGACGTCCCGTCGCGCCTGGACCGTGTCATTGGAAAGGTGGGATCGGTCGTCGAGGCGCCGGCGTTCTTCGGACGGTTCAGCGGGAGGCGCCATCTCGAGGTGCTGGCACGGGCGGCCGGATTGCCCAGGGCCCGCGTGGACGAGGTCCTGGACCGCGTGGGGCTGGGCTCCCGGGGCGACGACGCGATCAAGGGGTACTCCCTTGGAATGCGCCAGCGTCTTGCCCTGGCCGCCGTGCTGCTCAAGGACCCGCAGCTTCTGATCCTGGACGAGCCCGGCAACGGACTGGACCCGGCCGGCCTCAAGGAGGTGCGCGACCTGCTGCGATCGCTTGCCCGCGAGGGCAGGACCGTGTTTTTGTCCAGCCACCTTCTCCAGGAGATCCAGCTGATCTGCGACTCGGTGGCGATCATCCAGCGCGGCCGCTGTATAGCAGCCGGACCCGTGGCCGAGGTGATCGCCAGCAGGGGAGCCGCCGCTCTGGTCGTCCGGCTCCCGAACACCCGGCGGATCAAGACGGCCGCTCGCGTCCTGACCTCCGCGGGCTACCCGGTCGAGCTGTCCGACGACCACCTCCTCGTGGCTGCGTCCGCAGAGCAGGGGTCGGAAATCAACAAACTGCTGGCCCAGGAGGGCATCTACCTGTCGGAGCTGCGCGCCGAGGAGCTGAGCCTGGAGTCGGTGTTCCTTGAGCTGACGGGCGGGGAGTCGGTTTGA